From the Papaver somniferum cultivar HN1 chromosome 2, ASM357369v1, whole genome shotgun sequence genome, the window ATAGTCCTTTTAATTGTAAGGATATTATTGTAATTGCACAAGAAAGGCTTATCTAGGGTTTTAGGATTTCCAAATTCAACTTCTTCTTAAAtcctctctctttttctctctgggGTTTTTGGGCACCTGCTGGGAAAAGAAAGTCTTGAAATTTTTTAGGGTTCTAAGGAGGAAGAATTAATCAATCAATCACAAGATGTATCTTCAGTACTACATCAATGACAACGGTGACAAGGTTTACACTGTTAAGGTATAAACTCAATCAACtcaaaaaactcaaaatttctcTGTTATAAAATTCATGTTTTTTGTGATTTTGGTTTAGTTTTTATCAAGAATATCTAGTTGGGTtattgttttggaagatgagtTTTGTCAAAAATTGAATTTGGTTATGTTTTAGAGGTGTTTTGATTTAAGGGTCTGTTTGGTTTCTTGTTATTAAGGGGTTTATGTAGAAAGTTCATTAAGGATTCTAATAGTTTTGATTATTGAAAGTGAGCTTAGAATCATGATAAGTAGACGGTGGATACACTAATTTGAAATTGGATCTTTTGATTTTCACAAAGTATTTTTGCTTTTGAGGATATATGATCATGTGTACTGGAGACATTACAGGGGATACTAGTTGCTTTTGGGACTTTTCTATTCTTTGAGTTTAAAAGAAACCAACGGGTTTTCTGTACTTCGATGTTGGTGGTGTGTTGGTTCAATAGTATGCTCTCACCCTTAAGGGCCTTACGGCTGTTGTACGATCTCGATAACATATAACCTTGGAGAAGGGAATATCTGAAGAAATGACTTTTGCAACTAGGAGTTATTTTCAAGTACATTATATGAATGTTCATAACATCAACTGTTGAGTACATGCCATATTATCCAGCCAAATAACAATCAGTGCATTGTTTATTAGGTGTCCTGCGTCTCCTTGAGGATTATTTGCTTTTTGGATAGTATTCTTTCTAACTGTAACATTATGTTTTGTAAGTTAGTTTTCTTACTTATGTTTGTCCTCTTCACAGAAAGAATCACCGCTTGGAAAGGCAACAGAATCTGCTCATCCAGGTAATGTTCcttgatttgttgttgttgtgggaTTTAAGAATTTCTTGAACATTATATTTGTTGCGACACTGGTGATTTTGGGTTGATTTATCGCTATTGTTAATGTTTCAATAGTTGATCTGAAACCGCTGAATCTGCTTACAAATTTTAGTCATTGCCTATTAGGAATATTGGTAACTGCAAATCTAGGACGCCTTCTCATTGAGATTAACTATTGCAAATTCGGAAGGCTTTGCATTAGGTTTGATTGCAATTTCTGTAATTCTGCTGTATACCTTTTGTGCAATGATCGTAAACTGCCCTTATATATGAAAGTCAAATAGGTTCTCTGGTGAAGGGCTATGTATCTGAATAAACCTTCAATAAGTGTTCAGGTTTTGGTGCAGTTACTCTAGAGGTCATGATATCAACTATGGCAAGCCTGGAACAATTACAACAGTTTAAATGCTTACTTTGTAGGACAAGTTTCATTTTCTATCTGACGACAGGCATGAATGAAAATGATTGAAAGAGTGACCCTATTTTTGCCATTTAAGAAAGGTTATGGTTACATGGTATTGTTAGCAAAGGAATCATAAAGCATGCAAATGTACATTTACTGTAATTTCtgaattatttttcatgaactaatacatggTGTAAACGTTCAGACATTATAGTGCACgtctttcattttcttcttaCTGTTTAACCtagtaatttttattattttttagcaATAATCTCATACGTTCTTGTATACTGCAGCTCGGTTCTCCCCAGATGACAAATACTCCAGgcagagagttcttttgaaaaaGCGATTCGGATTGTTGCCAACTCAGAAGCCAGCACCCAAGTATTAGGAAACCTACCTTCTTTTCATACTGCGAGTAATGTTCCATAAGATGTATTATGCTTTCCAACTTCATTGTATCAGGAGTTAAACATGAATGATACTGAACTTAGCAGTAACTATAGAAGCAACGCTATTGTGAATGAGTAATATTTCTTTCCAGTTGTATGTTTGAATTGCTCTGCGTTCTTTTATCTTGCACAAGTAGACTTTGATGCTAGGTCATATATTGATGGTGAAATCCTTGTTTCCTTATAGATATGAGTACCTTTATAGAATCGCACCTTCACAGTAGGGAtatctgagtttttttttttcttcaggaaTTTTGCATTTTCAAATATCAGTAGTGTTTTGTTGGATGAAATATTGCTGCGCATGAGCGACTTATAGTGGTGGAATTTAAACTTTCCCTAGCAGAATGCCTCTCTCTTGTTCAAAATCTCCAGTCTTATGCTTAGATCTGGGTTATGATTTGGAAGATTGTGATACTGTTCGTGACCGAGTTCTTTTTTGGTTGTTGAGGTTGTGTATTGGCTCCTGCATTTATGCAATACAATGGGAATACTGAGATACAGCCCAGTAAATAGACTTGGTAGCAGTAAATAGACTTGGTAGCAGTAAATAGACTTGGTAATAATGTAGCCCATGAACTAGCTCATAAAGCTAGACATCAGGCACTAAGTTTTCAGTTTTTAGATAATTTTCCAGAAGACTTGATTTCTCTGGTGAACAATGATTATTGTAAGGCTTAAAATTCATCAATGAATTTCTCTTagtatcaaagaaaaaaaaaaaaaccagcaaCTTCTTTCAGTATTCAAGCTTTCAATCTGTATTTTTTCCCATCTTCATCTACCATTACTGTCCTCAGAGCAACCACAGCTacgaccaaatttggggactaaacccaaatttggtctcaaaATGTGCCGCAACGGAAGGGaacaaacccaaatttggtcgccaaattagggtttgagaccaaatgtggtcaTCAACCCAGACTAAACGaagatatagtgggacggaagtattaatAGCGTATGAAAGCAGGCGAGATTTTAGTGACCGTATGAAATCAGACGAGAGTATAATTACCGTTTGAAGATGGGGCGGTGATACAATTAGCGTATGAATCAGGCGCATCTATAAACTCCGCTTAACCGAACGCATGTAATA encodes:
- the LOC113353279 gene encoding H/ACA ribonucleoprotein complex subunit 3-like protein; this translates as MYLQYYINDNGDKVYTVKKESPLGKATESAHPARFSPDDKYSRQRVLLKKRFGLLPTQKPAPKY